One genomic window of Polynucleobacter sp. HIN11 includes the following:
- the rpsP gene encoding 30S ribosomal protein S16: MVVIRLARGGSKKRPFFSIVATDKRNRRDSNFIERLGYFNPQASEKEQAMRLSQDRLNYWSGVGAQISPTVKRLIKDHPAA, translated from the coding sequence ATGGTCGTCATTCGACTTGCCCGCGGCGGTTCTAAAAAGCGCCCTTTTTTTAGCATCGTTGCTACCGACAAACGCAATCGTCGCGACTCGAATTTCATCGAGCGTTTGGGTTACTTTAATCCCCAAGCTTCGGAAAAAGAGCAGGCAATGCGCCTTTCTCAAGACCGTTTAAATTATTGGTCTGGCGTTGGTGCGCAAATTTCGCCAACCGTAAAGCGTTTGATCAAGGATCACCCAGCGGCCTAA
- the rimM gene encoding ribosome maturation factor RimM (Essential for efficient processing of 16S rRNA), producing MIEGGVVSGHQTPSDLIDLGIVYDAQGLKGHIKVRPYSPDPIALLACKEAYLQDPYSAASPAVYRVQSAKIHSGFVVMLLDGICDRDAALAMKGQTVLLPRKAFPAPEQDTYYWVDLIGCEVYNEQGIRLGNIEDMAEFGAHPIMTIGSELIPFVPAIVKSVELKSAELPLGKVVVDWQPDWSQ from the coding sequence ATGATTGAAGGGGGAGTGGTGAGCGGTCATCAAACCCCCTCTGATTTAATTGATTTGGGTATCGTCTACGATGCCCAGGGCCTAAAAGGCCACATCAAAGTCCGCCCGTATTCCCCTGACCCAATCGCCCTCTTGGCGTGCAAGGAGGCTTATTTGCAGGACCCTTACTCTGCCGCATCCCCCGCTGTTTATCGTGTACAAAGCGCCAAAATTCATTCTGGCTTTGTGGTGATGCTTTTGGATGGCATTTGTGATCGAGATGCTGCCTTGGCCATGAAGGGCCAGACGGTTTTGCTCCCAAGAAAGGCGTTTCCAGCACCCGAGCAGGACACCTATTACTGGGTTGATTTGATTGGGTGCGAGGTCTATAACGAGCAGGGGATTCGTCTCGGTAATATTGAGGATATGGCTGAATTTGGGGCCCATCCAATCATGACGATTGGCAGTGAGCTGATTCCCTTTGTCCCTGCAATTGTGAAATCAGTTGAGCTGAAGTCAGCAGAACTTCCATTAGGCAAAGTTGTAGTGGATTGGCAACCCGACTGGAGCCAATGA
- the trmD gene encoding tRNA (guanosine(37)-N1)-methyltransferase TrmD, translated as MDFDVLTLFPEMFAALTQYGVTGRACEQGITSVTTWNIRDFSEDSRKTVDDRAYGGGPGMVMMAKPLDSCLEAVSRSHRGRGINPGPVCLLSPQGEPFSQKLATDIINYRQLTLICGRYEAIDQRFIDDKVDLEISIGDFVVSGGELPAMILMDAVIRLIPGALGDEDSALQDSFMNGLLDHPHYTRPEVYGNKSVPDVLLGGHHAKIMDWRRQQSLELTLKRRPDLIIKARANGLLSPKDEAFLKTLKP; from the coding sequence ATGGATTTTGATGTGTTGACACTCTTCCCGGAGATGTTTGCTGCTCTCACGCAATATGGGGTGACCGGCCGCGCCTGTGAGCAAGGGATAACTTCTGTAACTACTTGGAATATCAGAGATTTTTCTGAAGATTCCCGAAAAACGGTCGATGATCGGGCTTATGGTGGCGGTCCTGGAATGGTAATGATGGCTAAACCCCTAGATTCTTGTCTTGAGGCTGTGAGCCGCTCCCATCGCGGTCGAGGAATTAATCCCGGGCCGGTTTGTTTATTAAGCCCTCAAGGAGAGCCATTTTCACAAAAGTTAGCGACAGATATCATCAATTACCGACAATTAACCTTAATTTGTGGTCGGTATGAGGCTATTGACCAACGTTTCATTGATGACAAAGTAGATCTTGAGATCTCAATCGGTGATTTTGTTGTTTCGGGGGGCGAACTGCCCGCTATGATCCTCATGGATGCTGTAATCCGCTTAATTCCGGGGGCTTTAGGGGATGAGGACTCAGCGCTGCAAGATAGCTTTATGAATGGTCTTTTAGACCATCCTCACTACACCCGTCCGGAGGTTTATGGAAATAAATCGGTACCAGACGTGCTTTTGGGCGGACATCACGCTAAAATAATGGATTGGCGTCGGCAACAGTCTTTGGAGCTAACGTTAAAGCGCCGCCCAGATCTCATCATCAAAGCGCGTGCAAATGGGTTGCTGAGCCCGAAGGACGAAGCGTTTTTAAAGACGCTTAAACCCTAA
- the rplS gene encoding 50S ribosomal protein L19 encodes MNLIQTIEQEEIARLTANKTIPSFAPGDTVVVSVNVVEGTRKRAQAFEGVVIAKRNRGLNSSFIVRKISSGEGVERTFQTYSPLIASIEVKRRGDVRRAKLYYLRDRSGKSARIKEKLTARAKEVVAEQSAE; translated from the coding sequence ATGAATTTGATTCAAACGATTGAGCAAGAAGAAATTGCTCGCCTAACTGCCAACAAAACGATTCCAAGTTTTGCTCCTGGCGATACTGTTGTTGTTAGCGTGAATGTTGTTGAGGGTACTCGTAAACGTGCTCAGGCATTTGAGGGTGTGGTCATTGCTAAACGCAATCGCGGTCTTAACTCCAGTTTCATTGTTCGTAAGATTTCATCAGGCGAAGGCGTTGAGCGTACATTCCAAACCTACTCACCATTGATTGCCAGTATTGAAGTGAAGCGTCGTGGTGATGTGCGTCGTGCTAAGTTGTATTACTTGCGCGATCGTTCCGGCAAGTCCGCGCGTATTAAAGAGAAGCTAACTGCCCGTGCTAAAGAGGTCGTTGCTGAGCAAAGCGCTGAGTAA
- a CDS encoding CoA pyrophosphatase yields the protein MVNSSASIRKSLAAPPGFNPRSVPIAHRCEDQARVAEHLFDANALRKHFAAPPTWIPEITDENRHVIASDIIAQREAEGLITEAAILLPLVMQPNGLNVLLTQRTDHLHDHAGQISFPGGRKDHADESIITTALRESEEEIGLSSDHIDVIGTMPEYLTVSGYRVTPVVALVEPPREYRPDPFEVADVFEVPLPFLMNPANHEVRVWHSDEGSRRFYAIPYADRFIWGATAGMLRNLYHLLKA from the coding sequence ATGGTTAATTCGTCTGCATCCATCAGAAAAAGCTTAGCTGCGCCACCTGGTTTTAATCCGCGAAGTGTGCCCATTGCCCATCGCTGCGAGGATCAAGCTCGGGTGGCTGAGCATCTGTTTGATGCCAACGCCCTACGAAAGCATTTTGCTGCCCCACCAACCTGGATCCCTGAAATTACGGATGAAAATCGGCATGTGATCGCCAGTGACATCATTGCGCAACGCGAGGCAGAAGGGTTGATCACAGAGGCTGCTATTTTGCTACCACTGGTGATGCAACCAAACGGTTTAAATGTTCTCTTAACGCAGCGAACCGATCATTTGCATGATCATGCCGGGCAAATTAGCTTTCCAGGTGGTCGAAAAGACCATGCAGATGAATCAATCATTACTACTGCATTGCGCGAAAGTGAGGAAGAGATCGGCTTATCCAGCGATCATATTGATGTGATCGGAACCATGCCGGAGTATTTGACTGTCTCTGGTTATCGGGTGACCCCCGTGGTTGCTCTGGTTGAGCCCCCTCGAGAATATCGACCAGATCCATTTGAAGTGGCGGATGTTTTTGAGGTTCCTCTACCATTTCTGATGAACCCAGCGAATCATGAGGTACGGGTGTGGCATAGTGATGAGGGCTCGCGGCGTTTTTATGCTATTCCGTATGCGGATCGCTTTATTTGGGGCGCTACTGCTGGAATGTTACGAAATCTATATCATTTATTAAAAGCATGA
- a CDS encoding CobD/CbiB family protein: MTFFSILFALIAEQYRPVTASHWIRRMSATWLDWVAKEFGGKSEQGATPVGARLACLVGFGLPTVLVFAVYIFAYIVNPLLAFVWNIIIVYLFFGFRQFSHSFTEVHEAIQNHDLPAARLALQAWVGDEFDTSHLSESEIIAIALERAIIGAHRHVFGVFFWFLIPIGPAGVVLYRLADKASKRWENFGLNLSEAAKHFFYILDWIPVRLSAISFAIVGNFEDAIYAWRNLTGKWADPLSAVLLASGSGALGVRLGEPLREPTSDEALARAEAGEPPIYEIGHEPSERSMRSAIGLVWRALIVCMVVLAMLTIALWLG, translated from the coding sequence ATGACCTTTTTCTCTATTCTTTTCGCTCTCATTGCCGAGCAATACCGGCCCGTTACCGCATCGCATTGGATTCGGAGAATGAGTGCCACATGGCTCGATTGGGTCGCTAAAGAGTTTGGTGGCAAATCCGAGCAGGGTGCAACTCCCGTGGGCGCCCGTTTGGCCTGCTTGGTTGGATTTGGCTTACCAACGGTGTTGGTATTCGCAGTCTATATATTTGCATACATCGTGAACCCATTATTGGCATTTGTCTGGAACATCATCATCGTGTATTTGTTCTTCGGTTTTCGGCAATTTAGCCACTCATTTACCGAGGTCCATGAAGCGATTCAAAATCATGATCTTCCTGCCGCGCGGCTTGCGCTCCAAGCGTGGGTGGGTGATGAGTTTGATACCTCGCATCTATCCGAAAGTGAGATCATCGCGATTGCTCTAGAGCGAGCCATTATTGGGGCTCATCGCCATGTATTTGGGGTATTTTTCTGGTTCTTGATACCAATTGGCCCTGCCGGAGTTGTTTTGTACCGGCTCGCAGATAAGGCGAGTAAGCGTTGGGAGAACTTTGGTCTGAATTTATCGGAGGCGGCAAAGCATTTTTTCTATATTTTGGATTGGATCCCAGTTCGCCTCAGTGCGATTAGCTTCGCTATCGTAGGTAATTTTGAAGACGCTATTTATGCCTGGCGTAACTTAACCGGTAAGTGGGCGGATCCACTCTCGGCTGTTTTATTGGCTTCGGGTAGTGGAGCGCTAGGTGTTCGTTTAGGAGAGCCTCTGCGGGAGCCAACCAGTGATGAGGCACTAGCTCGTGCCGAGGCTGGTGAGCCGCCGATCTACGAAATTGGTCACGAGCCCAGTGAGCGATCCATGCGCTCAGCAATCGGCTTAGTGTGGCGAGCCCTTATCGTTTGTATGGTGGTTTTAGCGATGTTGACCATCGCTCTTTGGCTGGGCTAA
- the rsgA gene encoding ribosome small subunit-dependent GTPase A, with protein MGPFRALLSASYGRHYLAQRIEADGSHHGPFIHVSAPGKQHLGAVGDRLILESTSADQARILEIEPRKNLLYRSDAFRSKSIAANVDQILIVLATAPAFSPDLLGRAVIAAELNQIDLHIILNKCDLHDKLEAARDQLGPYKSMGYAVHEVSAKLNPKSLDALVPLLKGKVSVLVGQSGMGKSTLLNAWIPNAAAVTQEYSQKLDSGKHTTTACRYFDLPEWGRDANGLGAIIDSPGFQEFGLAHVSESQLQHAFREFKPYLGQCRFHNCKHDNEPDCAVQAAVLAGVIASERLALFKQLVSDSRTADIQIQGISPAKERWSTSLKPPYKR; from the coding sequence ATGGGTCCTTTTCGTGCCCTTCTAAGCGCTTCGTATGGCAGACATTACTTAGCGCAACGGATTGAGGCTGATGGATCCCATCATGGGCCATTCATTCATGTGAGTGCTCCTGGTAAACAACACCTTGGGGCAGTAGGCGATCGGTTGATTCTAGAGAGCACCTCGGCGGATCAGGCCCGTATTCTTGAAATTGAACCGCGCAAGAATTTACTCTATCGCTCAGATGCATTTAGGAGTAAAAGCATTGCTGCTAATGTTGATCAGATACTGATTGTTTTAGCAACCGCGCCCGCATTCTCGCCCGATCTTCTTGGGCGCGCAGTGATTGCGGCTGAACTGAATCAAATTGATCTTCATATCATTTTGAACAAATGCGACCTACACGATAAGCTTGAAGCGGCTCGTGATCAGCTGGGCCCATACAAATCGATGGGTTACGCGGTACATGAAGTCTCTGCAAAATTGAATCCAAAATCGCTCGACGCACTTGTGCCACTCCTAAAGGGCAAAGTATCGGTTTTAGTCGGGCAATCCGGTATGGGTAAGTCAACGCTTCTAAATGCCTGGATCCCCAATGCAGCCGCTGTCACCCAGGAATACTCGCAAAAACTGGATAGTGGCAAACATACCACCACGGCCTGCCGCTATTTTGATCTACCAGAATGGGGTCGCGATGCAAATGGTTTAGGAGCAATTATTGACTCACCAGGCTTTCAAGAATTTGGCCTTGCGCATGTATCGGAGAGTCAGTTACAACATGCCTTTCGGGAGTTCAAACCCTATTTGGGTCAGTGTCGCTTTCATAATTGCAAACACGACAATGAGCCCGATTGTGCGGTTCAAGCGGCCGTCTTGGCAGGAGTCATTGCGAGTGAACGCTTAGCGCTCTTTAAACAGCTGGTCTCAGACTCGAGGACAGCAGATATTCAGATCCAGGGGATTAGCCCAGCCAAAGAGCGATGGTCAACATCGCTAAAACCACCATACAAACGATAA
- a CDS encoding M48 family metallopeptidase, translated as MTFTWIFIVALLLSVGMRHWLAMRQIRHVALHRASVPNEFASRVSLADHQKAADYTIAKLRLGLLENAFGALVLIGFTLLGGLEWLNQTLLNLMGPGITQQILLLVSLALISGLLDLPFTWKKQFGIEAAFGFNRMTPRLFWLDTFKGVALAAALGLPLLWLVLELMATSGTYWWLWTWVVWTLFNALLLWLFPTVIAPLFNKFKALEDGPLKTQIEQLLKRCDFASQGLFVMDGSKRSAHGNAYFTGIGKAKRIVFFDTLIEKLEPLEVEAVLAHELGHFKRQHIRKRLLVSFALSFVMLAILGWISSQPWFYFGLGVTPDLNGYNGGLALALFMLVAPVFGFFFTPLGSLASRKHEYEADHFAAQKSSASALISALVKLYQDNASTLTPDPIYTAFYSSHPPAPLRIAHLQRFA; from the coding sequence ATGACTTTTACTTGGATCTTCATTGTCGCCCTACTGCTAAGTGTTGGCATGCGCCACTGGTTGGCCATGCGACAAATACGCCACGTCGCCCTCCACCGCGCTAGTGTACCGAATGAATTTGCTTCCCGAGTTTCTTTGGCTGATCATCAAAAAGCAGCTGATTACACGATTGCCAAATTACGCTTAGGTCTTCTCGAAAATGCCTTTGGTGCGCTTGTGTTGATTGGCTTTACCTTATTGGGCGGCTTGGAGTGGCTTAATCAAACGCTATTGAACTTAATGGGACCAGGCATTACCCAGCAAATCCTTCTTTTAGTTTCTCTAGCCCTCATTTCTGGTCTTTTGGATTTACCCTTTACCTGGAAAAAACAATTTGGGATTGAAGCAGCCTTTGGCTTTAATCGCATGACTCCACGCCTCTTTTGGCTTGATACCTTTAAAGGAGTTGCCTTGGCGGCTGCGCTTGGTTTACCGCTCTTATGGTTAGTTCTCGAGCTCATGGCCACTAGTGGGACTTATTGGTGGTTGTGGACATGGGTAGTTTGGACACTATTCAACGCCCTACTACTATGGCTCTTTCCCACGGTAATCGCACCCTTATTTAACAAATTTAAGGCGCTCGAGGATGGTCCACTAAAAACCCAAATCGAGCAACTCTTAAAACGCTGTGACTTTGCTAGTCAAGGTCTTTTTGTCATGGATGGGAGTAAACGAAGTGCCCATGGCAATGCTTATTTCACGGGCATCGGCAAAGCAAAACGCATTGTCTTTTTTGATACCCTGATTGAAAAGTTAGAGCCCTTAGAGGTGGAGGCGGTCCTAGCGCATGAGCTCGGTCATTTCAAGCGTCAACATATCCGCAAGCGTTTACTGGTCTCATTTGCTCTCAGCTTTGTCATGCTAGCTATTTTGGGATGGATTAGTTCACAGCCCTGGTTCTATTTTGGCCTTGGCGTAACTCCGGATCTCAATGGTTACAACGGTGGTCTGGCTCTTGCCCTCTTTATGTTGGTAGCGCCTGTATTTGGATTCTTCTTCACGCCACTGGGAAGTCTTGCTTCGCGTAAACATGAATACGAAGCCGATCATTTTGCAGCCCAGAAATCATCTGCAAGTGCCCTGATCTCTGCCTTGGTGAAGCTGTATCAAGACAATGCTTCCACCCTCACCCCCGATCCAATCTACACGGCTTTCTATAGTTCGCATCCTCCCGCCCCATTGCGGATTGCGCATCTTCAGCGATTTGCATGA
- the orn gene encoding oligoribonuclease, with the protein MSEQIKHAANGNDPLVWVDMEMSGLKPDSDRILEIAMIITDAHLNVIATAPVWVVHQTDEVLDGMDAWNKGTHSKSGLVDKVKASLLSESEVEQQCIAFLKQYVKANTAPMCGNSICQDRRFMARYMPKLEAYFHYRNVDVSTVKELSKRWQPNLVKGFEKKQAHTALADIMESIEELKYYREHFFRLPAPSSD; encoded by the coding sequence ATGAGTGAACAAATAAAGCACGCTGCTAATGGAAATGATCCTCTGGTTTGGGTCGATATGGAAATGTCCGGCCTAAAGCCCGATAGCGACCGAATCTTGGAGATCGCCATGATCATCACCGATGCTCACTTGAACGTAATAGCCACAGCGCCGGTATGGGTTGTTCACCAAACGGACGAGGTGTTAGACGGCATGGATGCTTGGAACAAAGGAACCCACAGCAAATCCGGTCTGGTCGATAAAGTGAAGGCTTCCTTGCTGAGTGAGTCAGAGGTTGAGCAGCAATGCATTGCCTTTTTAAAGCAATATGTAAAAGCGAATACTGCGCCAATGTGTGGTAACTCAATTTGCCAAGATCGACGCTTTATGGCTCGCTATATGCCTAAGCTTGAAGCTTATTTCCATTATCGAAATGTTGATGTTTCAACCGTCAAAGAGCTGTCAAAACGTTGGCAACCTAATTTGGTAAAAGGTTTTGAAAAGAAACAGGCTCATACGGCTCTGGCCGATATTATGGAATCGATTGAGGAGCTGAAGTACTACCGAGAGCACTTCTTTCGGCTACCTGCGCCAAGTAGCGATTAA
- the mog gene encoding molybdopterin adenylyltransferase, whose translation MKQPSPFERRFPNEVKIGLVSISDRASQGVYVDEGIPSLRNWLSRVITTPLVFHERLIPDEIEHITSSLIELVDEMGCDLVLTTGGTGPARRDVTPEATLEVGTREMPGFGEQMRQISLHFVPTAILSRQVAVLREIEGHGALILNLPGQPKSIQETLEGLRDPEGKVLVHGIFAAIPYCIELMSGPIIETDEAIVKAFRPKKKK comes from the coding sequence ATGAAGCAGCCCAGCCCCTTTGAACGCCGTTTTCCCAATGAGGTAAAAATTGGATTGGTTTCGATTTCAGATCGAGCCAGTCAAGGGGTCTATGTCGATGAGGGCATTCCCAGCCTACGAAATTGGCTTTCGCGCGTCATCACCACACCCCTCGTTTTCCATGAGCGCCTAATCCCTGATGAGATAGAACACATCACCTCAAGTTTAATTGAGCTTGTTGATGAAATGGGCTGTGACCTTGTCTTAACGACGGGCGGCACTGGTCCGGCGCGCCGCGATGTAACCCCAGAAGCAACCTTGGAAGTGGGGACTCGCGAGATGCCCGGCTTTGGCGAACAAATGCGCCAAATTAGTTTGCATTTTGTACCCACCGCAATTTTGTCAAGGCAGGTGGCTGTTCTGCGAGAAATTGAAGGCCATGGCGCTCTCATCCTTAACCTTCCGGGCCAACCTAAATCCATTCAAGAGACCTTGGAGGGCTTGAGGGATCCTGAAGGCAAGGTCCTAGTTCATGGGATTTTTGCAGCGATACCCTATTGCATTGAGCTGATGAGTGGGCCGATCATTGAAACCGATGAGGCCATTGTCAAAGCCTTTAGGCCCAAGAAAAAGAAGTAA